GATGCGGTACGCTGCGCAGTAGTTGCTCAAAAATCGTTTAACGCTGAATCTCTGTTGTTAGTTGGAAAACCGGTTATTAAAGTTACTGTTTACAGGGTAGCACAGGATATATTATAATTCAAATGCAACATATGCATAAGTAGTATGCATTTAAGTTATGGATAGCCGGAGGCCGGGTAGACAATGGGCGAATTAAGTTTATACCACCTAAAAACCTTTTATACCGTGGCCAGGCATCTTAATTACTCCCGGGCCGGGGAAGAACTGGCCATCAGTCAGCCCGCCGTATCACGACAGGTGGCGGCATTGGAAAAAAACCTGGGTATGGACTTGTTTGTGCAGCGGGGCCGTAAGGTGGAACTTACTGATGCCGGCAGGAGTTTGTTTGATTACGTTGACCGCATATTTCATTTAGTAGATCGGGCTGAAAGGACACTGGCGGAATATAAAGACCTGGAACGAGGAAAAGTCTTTTTTGGTGCGGGTATTACCATCGGAGGTCGGTTAATCCCACAGATACTGAAAAGCTTTCGGCAAATGCATCCCCGCATTGAGGTATCGTTATTATTAGCCAACAGTTCCACTATAGAGCGCATGGTTGCATGCGGAGACCTGGACCTGGGATTTACAGCCGGAAGCGTAATGGACTCTGCGCTGCATATGGAATCTGTTTTTCGAGAAGAATTGGTGCCGGTTATTTCTGCGCAGCACCCTTTGGCTCGACCGGATATTACGCTGGCCGAG
This genomic interval from Desulfoscipio sp. XC116 contains the following:
- a CDS encoding LysR family transcriptional regulator; protein product: MGELSLYHLKTFYTVARHLNYSRAGEELAISQPAVSRQVAALEKNLGMDLFVQRGRKVELTDAGRSLFDYVDRIFHLVDRAERTLAEYKDLERGKVFFGAGITIGGRLIPQILKSFRQMHPRIEVSLLLANSSTIERMVACGDLDLGFTAGSVMDSALHMESVFREELVPVISAQHPLARPDITLAELNGEMLLWRENGSAARDVVEQYLEEEGLTFKNRAEIRDSGAIKQLVLEQLGVAFLPRRAVERELKSGILHRIACSDSAIALNCHIVSAKDMHSYPAVLAFLNYVRKWASEHKSKRSKGK